In Aegilops tauschii subsp. strangulata cultivar AL8/78 chromosome 3, Aet v6.0, whole genome shotgun sequence, one genomic interval encodes:
- the LOC120976508 gene encoding uncharacterized protein — protein sequence MATPRFSLGQLLRRGSAPSRLGAPAVSRVVLLSRCRRAERHLLLPRIFPPSDAPSGVIRIPNKQWYEDACKGKSSGGSTYEQLRTVMKQNFCWLMFYHTIPKGRGKEALASLIFGLAGMYWMVCTHVRLRKLMRGEINVNGKWYRVEDGSITCD from the exons ATGGCGACGCCTAGGTTCTCGCTGGGGCAGCTCCTCCGCCGCGGGTCCGCGCCGTCGCGGCTCGGAGCGCCTGCCGTCTCCCGCGTCGTCCTGCTGTCACGGTGTCGCCGCGCTGAACGGCATCTTCTCCTTCCAAGGATCTTCCCGCCATCCGATGCTCCTTCCGGTGTCATTCGGATCCCCAACAAGCAG TGGTACGAAGATGCATGCAAGGGCAAGTCCTCGGGTGGTTCGACATATGAGCAATTAAGAACTGTCATGAAACAGAACTTCTG CTGGCTTATGTTCTATCATACAATCCCAAAGGGCAGGGGTAAAGAGGCATTGGCCTCTCTCATCTTTGGCCTTGCCGGCATGTACTGGATGGTTTGCACACATGTGCGCCTCAGGAAGCTCATGCGGGGAGAGATCAATGTTAACGGCAAGTGGTACAGGGTAGAGGATGGGTCTATAACATGCGACTAG